From bacterium:
TTTGGGGGTAACGCATGCAAGGCGTACAAGTTGGCGATCTGAGCGAACGCCTGGGAGCCTGCTACACAGGGGCCGTTTATGACATCCTCAGGGAGCGGGGCGTCTCCGATCGAGTGCTTCCCGTAACCATCCGATCGATCAGCGTCGGTCACAAGCTCGCGGGGCCCGTCTTCACAGTCACGGGTCGCCGGCTCGACGGGCTGGACCCGCACGAGACCCTGTTGCGTTGGACGGAGTTTCTGTCGGCCGCACCGGCGGGGTCGGTCGTAGTCTGCCAACCTAACGACTCGACGATCGCCCACATGGGTGAGCTGTCTGGGGAGACCCTGCTGGCGCGAGGCGTCCGCGGCTATGTCGTTGACGGCGGTTGCCGAGACACTGAGTTCCTCCAGGGCATCGGGTTCCCCGTCTGGTGCCGCTACTTCTCCCCGGCGGACGTGGTCGGTCGGTGGGTTCCGGAGGCTTTCCAGGAGCCGATCACGATCGGCGGAGTCAGGGTCTCGCCCGGCGACTTCATCCTCGCCGATCAG
This genomic window contains:
- a CDS encoding RraA family protein: MQGVQVGDLSERLGACYTGAVYDILRERGVSDRVLPVTIRSISVGHKLAGPVFTVTGRRLDGLDPHETLLRWTEFLSAAPAGSVVVCQPNDSTIAHMGELSGETLLARGVRGYVVDGGCRDTEFLQGIGFPVWCRYFSPADVVGRWVPEAFQEPITIGGVRVSPGDFILADQDGVVVIPEAITGDVVTEIEALMRKENRVRMAIRAGMDPKEAYLTFGVF